taaaataaatacatttatattaaaaaaaatatatagggcTTTGATAGTgattcagagggtaaagaatttgcctgcagtgcaggagaccaggatttgatcccaCAGATTGGGAAGAGTACTTGGGGAAAAGAATGGCAAGGCActtcagtatttgtgcctggagaattcttccATATAGCAATAATAAGAACCCAATTTGTTGGGTTCTTAAAATCCATGCAGCATATTAAAATAGCTTCCTTCATATGTTTGCTTAATTACAGCAATCCTTTGAAATATACACTATACTAACCCATTTTACAATAAAGAAATACAATACAATAAAGAAATTCTTTGGCcttctgatttcaaatctcattgtcttaattattaaatattatgagGTCtttgaacaattgcactcatcttgtTAGCATTCAGGTTTATAGTTCACAACATTTTAAGTTACTAAATAAGTTATTCACTCATTTATCTATACACGCTTATCACAAGTTATTATTGTGCATCTTTCAAAACTCAGATGTGATGCTGGAGGCTAGAAGTAAGATGATGGACAAGACAACTGCAAAAGGTTAAGTTAGGTGGATAACCAAGTCCAGAACATTTAACTCTTGGACCCTGGCTCACAGCTCAGTTATAGAAGAACTAGAAGAGGAATCAGATATTATAGTCCCCAGTTTGCTATAGACATCACATACTTCTTTCCTCTGTAACATTCTACCTTCCTAAGGAAGTCCATCTCTTCCTCTCAGTTAAATAGACTGCTTAGGGAAAGACAATATGCTGCCAGAGTGTTAAAATTCAATTTATCTAACACTACTgcccccctgctgctgctgctgctaagtcacttcagtcatgtctgactctgtgcaaccccatagacggcagcccaccagactcccccatccctgggattctccaggcaagaacactggagtgggttgccatttccttctccaatgcatgaaagtgaaaagtgaaagtgaagtcgttcagttgtgtctgacccttagcatggactgcagcctaccaggctcctccgtccatgggattttccaggcaagagtactggagtggggtgccattgccttctccggttaatTAAGCACTATCATCTAAATAGCACACAAGTTAACAAaggcacagaaaaaaatatatattacaaattcAGGGATaaaatatagcaaagtgaatgaCTTTTAGCTCAAGCAatacatatgtgaaatatataaagattttgcataagaaaagaaacaagactcAAAACTATATTTccaatttttgttaaaaaatctagaaaagaaagtaaaaggtaATCCCAAGTAATCTACCTTTTTCAGATCAATGacacaaaaaacattttttctttccctaGATCTGAGTATGTGTATTCACACTCGCAGATCTGAGGGAGAAAGTAGGTCCCTACAGATCAGAGGCCACAAACCAGATCCACAAACAGCTGTCTAGGaaaagaatgattatattcttctCTCTTCTCATTCCAGACTGACCATCAAACAAGTGCATTCATAAGAACCAGAAAGCTATCATGACCCATAGTTCAGTTTTACTTAGTAAGTTAGGGGAAGAGTACAGAAGGTTGGTCTTCTTAAAGATTCGTAGCCCCTCAAAATAGatgacaataaaaagaaaataaattcaaagaactGAGCTCACAGCATGTGTATCCTGTTTACTATTATCAGCAGTAAGAGCATACCTGTGCTCCAGGGAATACATAGTAGGAATTTTCACTTAGAGAGGGGCTCTTCAAAATGAAATGACTTCAAAGAACCTAAAATTTCATTCTAAAAGCAGTTCTGAAATAGTTGTTCTGAGGTGCAGAACTCTATGCTTCATTTCTAACAATATCCAAGGAGATGTTACTACTGTCAACCCAGGAAAACATATTAAAGGACAGCAGTCTAGACTAAGTACAGCTTATTTATTCTCAGTCCGAAGAACAATTGAAACACAGacacaaagaatatgaaaactgaTCTTATAAATGTAGAGACATTTGAGCCAAAGATTAAGAGTAACCATTTATTGGAAATTGAGGCATGGCCATCTTAGTGACTATGTTTCTCCTGAGGACTCTCTTCAGTGCTTGTTTTACATATTTGTTCCTCAGAGTGTAGATCAATGGATTAAGTACTGGACTTACAAAGGTGTAGAAAACAGCTATTATCTTGGATTCTTCCACCGTCTTGTCTGTTGGTGGTCTTACATACATGCAGAAGAGTGTCCCATAAAATAGCGTTACAGCCATCATGTGGGAACCACAGGTGGAGAATGCCTTGCGCCTTCCTTCTGCTGATTTGATCCTGAGGATTGCAGTGAGAATTAAGGCGTAAGAAGTCAGGATGATGATGAGGGAGTTGGAGAGGTTGAAGCCTGCTGATATCAACATGGCATGCTCTTTGACATAAGTATCAGAGCAAGAAAGCTTGATGAGTGGCGGGTCAGCACAGTAGAAATGGTTGATGATGTTGGATCTACAGAAGGTCAAGTGGAAGGTCAGGATGGCCTGGAAGAGTCCATCTGAGAAGCCATAGACATAAGGAAATGTGGCCAAGCTTATGCAGATGCACCTGGACATCTTCACACTGTAGTGCAGAGGGTTGCATATGGCCacgtagcggtcataggccattgcTGCCAGCATGTAAAACTCAGTGAGGAGAAGTGCTATGAAAAGGTAACATTGTACAAAGCAGCCAGCGAAGCTGATGGTCTTCTTCTGTGATACCAGATTAGTCAGCATCTGTGGGGCTGCAGTAGAGGTATAGCACAAGTCTACAAAGGATAAATGagtgaggaagaagtacatgggtgtgTGAAGGTGAGAGTCCAGTCTGATTAACATCATCATGCCCAGGTTGCCTAGGAGGGCGACCAGGTAAATGACCAGAAACAGCACAAAGAGGAGAGGCTGGAGCTCTGGACGATCTGTGAGCCCCAGGAGGATGAATTCTCTTAGTATGGTGTCATTGGTGAAGGGCATTTTCTGCACTTGAAACAGATGGAATCAGAGACATGAAGGTGCACTTTTTATTACTATTGAAATGATTTTTATCTATACCTCCAGATCATTCAAAATGAATACTATTGTAAGATGAGGTTTTGCTTCTACTGAGCCATTGTTTCAGCTTCTTTAATACAgaactattattttatttccttcctttatttccttcctaCCTTGTACCTACATCTGTACCTAAAGATAACTATGCTTATAGTACTATGTCCACATGTATAAGTGAACTGCATATTCCGTATCTCCCTGCACTTTTTAAGCTTCTGCATTTTACATACCTTATAGCCCCAGCTTCAAGGCTGTCCTTTATGAAGTATTTTCACTCCTCTCCCATCATACATAAAACTGAATTCTCCCTTTCTGCTTTTTACTTCCACCACACACCCTATATCCCCTCATTTATTGTTTAGCACATTACATCACTAAAATGGATCCACTTGCTCCTTATATGTTAGTTCTTCAAGGACAGAGTAAATTATTCTTCATTACTGTTCTGTGATTTCTAAGGGCATATTTATATGCTactttaatggcaccccactctactactcttgcctggaaaatcccatggatagaggagcctggtaggctgcagtccatggggtcactgagggtcgggcatgactgagtgatttcactttcacttttcactttcattcattggagaaggcaatggcaacccaccccagtgttcttgcctggagaatcccagggacaggggagcctggtgggctgccatctatggtgtcacacagagttggacacaaccgaagtgacttagcagtagcaggtaaaatagaaaagaaaaaaaaatagcatgagCATGAAATACCAAACTACTTGCAATCTTTTATTCTGAATTCCCACAGAATGATTCACAGTGTTATATCTTTCACAGGAAAAACAGGGGCTTACAAACTGTTTGACAAAACAATTGCTCCAAGAAGCTTGTTAATCAAGATAATCTACAGAACATCTGTGTCAGAAAGTCTCATGGGACAGTGGAGTCTCACACTTAACATTTATCCCGATGATCCTAACACAGATGTTCCCAGaatcacactttaaaaatataattacaaacCAAAACACAAAGGCACAGTCACCAGAGTCCTATAAACACATGACAAATCAATGAACAAAGAATTTTTAGATGAAATAAATTCTCACATAGTATTTTGAGGATGGTCTACAACAATGACAGAGTGttttcataaagaaaagaaacaagcttGGCATAAAAGGTATTTAAGTTATTAAATATGACCTCCATCTGTCTAGACATATGACAATTTGTGGCTTACTAGTCCATCGTCACTTCTAAATAAGTACTGAGTCCCCTCTTTTGTACTCCACACatgcttttatgtttttatttctctcacacttcattttttttaaacttggccAATTCTTGTCTCATTTCCAAATAAGTCACTAAAATTTACTGTAGTTATAATTtagaaatacagtttaaaaaacgTGCTTTTATACCTATACCTCCCTTCCATTTTATATTAAGTACTTAATATACATCTATGGAATATGCTAATAGTAGTTACCGATAGTAGATAATGATTCTTACCCGGAAGGCActtcatttccttattttaaatggaaatagtaATATCTCTTTTGTTTTACTCTAAAATCTTTACAGAGATCACAGAGTAGTCCAAAAGTATTTATTGATAATTAATACATTATGTATTTATGCACTGTAGATGGGAAAATGAACCAAAGCTTCAAAATCCCTGCCTTTCTGGCATTCACATTCTAGTGGACACAGAAGGATAATGCCACAATAAATCATTAGTGTTTCAGATGACTCTGGcatggaggaaaagaaagaaaatgaaggaaaggttgtttaaattttaaacagcAACATTAACAAGGAACTCATGTAAAAGGGACTTTTTAAATAACaagctgaaagagaaagaaaaatcaatcagGAATTCAAAGGAGAATATTCTAGGAAGGATAAGGACCAGAGGCAAAGATACCATGTGTGATACATTTGGAAACCTGTAGGTCTGtgtgaactggacatggaacaacaccctggatccaaatcgggaaaggagtatatcaaggctgtatattgtcaccctgcttatttaacttatatgcagagtacatcatgagaaatgccaggctggatgaagcacaaggtggaatcaagattactgggagatatattaataatgtcagatattcagatgacaccatccttatggcagaaagtgaagcaaaacaaaagagcctcttgatgaaagtgaaagaggagagtgaaaaagttgcctttaaactcaatattcagaaaactaagatcatggcatctggtctcatcacttcatggctaatagatggggaaagaatggaaacagcaacagactttattttgaggggctctaaaatcactgcagatggtgactgcagccatgaaattaaaagatccttgctccttggaagaaaagttatgaccaacctagacagcatattaaaaagcagagacattactttgccaacaaaggtccatctagtcaaggctgtggtttttccattggtcatgtatggatgtgagagttggattctaaagaaagctgagtcatgaagaattgatgcttttgaattgtggtgttggagaagactcttgagagtcctttggtaaacaaggagatccaaccagtccatcctaaaagaaatcagtcctgaatattcattggaaggactgatgctgaagctgaaactccaatactttggccgcctgatgtgaagaactggtctattagaaaagaccctgattctaggaaacATTGGAAGTGGGAGAAGAGGACTACAAAGgctgagatggttgtatggcatcactgactcaatggacatgagtttgagtaaaccctgggagttcgtgatggacagggaagcctgtctgctgtggttcatggcatcacaaagagtcagacacgactgaacaactgaactgaactgcactgaggtCTATATGTGCATGTACAGAATTCATACAGAAGAATGCAGAAAGTCAGAGCTGATACCTCCACTACAGCACAAATGTTTCACTTCACTGAGAGACTGATTTATCTCTGCCTATGAGATTTTATCAAGATACCACAACATTCACTGGAGAAAAAGAAGTTAATTGGTGGTTTATTTCAGCTTTCCTATAAGAAGTGTCTAAAAATGAATAAGCTGAAATCAGGTTATCTGCTTGTATGCCAGCAACAAGGTGGCTTAGGAGATTTTTCATGTTCTTCGACACCCAAGAATCCCAGAGAGAGAAGAGGTAGTAGTTATTGGAAGAGAAAATGCTAGAAAGAAAAAGATCAGGATGTAGAAATTTCAGGTTTATTAAGACATGGCAGGAAATTAGACTGAAGGACCACTCCACTATTGCAGAAGGACTTGTTTATTACATGTCACATAATGATTGCTTCTGGGATCTGAAAAGGTCTTGATTCACTGTCTCAGTGACCTGTGTGAATCCAGCCATACCCCGACTGGAGGGCAGCAGGAGTACTGATAGGTGGCGAGATACCAAAACATCTATGGAGAGTAAGAAAGAAAATCACAGCTGACCTGGCTACCTTTGTTAGCCTAGAATGACAGGTGAGCATCTTCTTAATAGGGCATTTGTGGGTTTACTCCCTCACAGCCAAGGAGAGCCTCTCTCTGATGGAGGAAGAGACAGCAAAGGAGCAATTCAAggacagttgctgctgctaagtagcttcagtcatgtccgactctgtgagaccccatagatggcagcctaccaggctcccccatccctgggattctccaggcaagaacactgaagtgggtttccatttccttctccagtgcatgaaagtgaacgtgaagtcgttcagtcatgtctgactcttagcaaccccatggactgcagcctaccaggctcctccgtccgtgggattttccaggcaagagtactggagtggggtgtcattgccttctctgtcaaggACAGGAGAAAGCTACAAATTGTTAAACCTGGGTAACTAGGACAATCTACACAATAGACACAATCCAGTAACAGAGAAAATATACAACATCCTTGTTCAAAAATAATTAAGGATTTCAAGACAGTGAGGAAGAACATCATATTTAATCTGTAAAGTTTCTGAAAACAGAGCCCTGTCAACGGCATTAGTTACATGCACATGAAATCAGCCATTCCTACAGCACTCAGGCCAGCAGAACTGACAATAGGGTATATGGAGCAGGAGGGTATCCTGTTCtgcaaaaaagaaatggaaggaagaaagaaagcaaggTACCAGAGTCCAGGAAGAAGAGTTCAGCTCTGATGAGATCACCCTAGAGAGGAACCCAGCTCAGTGGGCTAGAGCTCGAGATTGAgaactggaggagaagggggcaacagaagagatggttggatagcatcacagactcaatgaacatgagtgtgagcaaactccaggagatagtgaatgacagtgAAGCCTAGTACACTGCaatccatggagtggcaaaaagtcggacatgattagGTGCCTGAAcaacagctgctgctaagtcacttcagtcgtgtccgactctgtgcgaccccatagacggcagcccaccaggctccactgtccctgggattctccaggcaagaacactggagtgggttgccattgccttctccaatgcatgaaagtgaaggtgagtcactcagtcgtgtctgactcttcgagatcccgtggactgcagcctaccaagctcccctgtccatgggattttccagacaagtgAAACATAGAGATttgcatttgtatattttggtcAAACAGTGTAAAAGTTGGTGGACCTGCTTGAGATTTTACAACAATCTCCTCTTgacttaaaaataagacaaacaaaGACTTACTTCTGGTTTAGGTATGAACCCATTTTCTCAACGTCTGTTTAGGAAAGTTCATTGATGCCTCTCTAAGCTGAATACCATTGATGTATTTCTAGCAGGATTTGGGAGGTAGGAGCCTGTTCTTAAAGCAAATCTCAGAggtacttagcagcagcagaaacaagtGTGTCATTAGGAATCAGCCCTTCAGGGATTCACTGTAACACTGTGGGATCAAAGAGCTAATCATGTGTTTCAgacatattttttcatattttctaaattattactTGCCCTGAGAGTGACATGGAAGGCAAGCAAtgatttcattttcacattttgaaGATggtcttattttatgttttatttttcttttatactgaAACTTCCTCTTCTCCTAAAACCCAGAGCTCTTAGCAATGTCCTTTCTAATGGACATCCATGTCTTGGGCAAGATTAGGCATGAGCAGGACTATGAAATAGACTATGAAATTGGCAGTCACCTTATTGAGCACTTCTTGTGTGGAGCACTTTCCCTTGGCAATTTAATTGATTCCTCAAAATGACACTTGGAGGTAGGGACTCCTTCCTGTCATTTCAGCTAAAGAATCAGACCTCCACTAAAGGAAGAGTAAAGCCTATGCCACATGTCTAGACAGTGGCagggtaggttttttttttaattaatttatttattttactttacaacattgtgttggttttgccatacattgacttgaatcagACACGAGTAtagatgtgttccccatcctgaacgctcctccaacctccctccccatcccatccctctgggtcatcccagtgcaccagccctgagcaccctgtatcatgcatcaaacctggactggtttAGGTTTTGAATTTCTGCCTTCCTGTACCCAACTgactagtttttctttttctttcttttttattttttaagttatgaaaGTGTGATAACACatatgcaggagacttgggaaatacagaatgaagtgacatatagttccactatattttacaattatttttaagtatgaaaataaatttttagttgaatttttaatatcaaactctcaaaaattgatttaaaaaatacataggaaCATAGAAGGGTATAGTAGTCCTGAAAACACCACGaatcaattcaacataattaagatttatacaattttcacacaatagtAAGAtaaaaattctattcaagttcccacagAGTATAAACtaagagacactggaacatatccagggacataaaagaGGGTGCAAAATGTTCAGGGTCTGAACGTATTGAAaccatacagagtctgttctcttattatCACTGgagaattatgttagaaattgatatcaaaatatatttgaaaataacccatatattttcaagtgcaatgtgacatttgcCAAGAGAGGTCtttgacttagccactgaaagcttcaataaagttagaaaactgaaaaaaaaaaaaaaagaaaatgggtgaTTGCAGAGAGGAACGcatataaatgagaaattaatagcaAACATACTTTCAAAACCACTTTTTCAACTATGGGAAGGGAAGCTGCCTTTCCTTAACGTGAAGTCAGTTTGTCCTTTTTCTCTCacctttctttaaaattcttgtttcagtttattttcagtCAGTGCTTTCCTTGTTCTCCTCTGGTTCATGTTAATCTTGAAACTAGGAAATGCTTACATGGAAGGATTCTCAGAGGATGCTTTCTTGCCTCCACAGAACTGGGTTTCACCTCCATCCTCCACTCTGTCTTACCACTTTGCCCCATCCTGGGCTGACACACTCAGTTTTCATCTCCTACTAATATTTCTGTTGCCACCACTACACTGCAATCTCTTATCTGTAAGAACTGTAATCTCCACAGTTTAGCTTGTGCCCTGGAGATTAATACTTGATCAACAAGCACTGATGGGGAGaatcaagatcccacatgccatgtgtctcatgatgtggccaaaaaaaaaaaaaagttaacaaataTTGATGAATAATTTAAGGAGTGTGTGCAGTGTATAATTCAGCAAATATACTGCACTCCTTGTCTTCTTGTATATTGCTTCCCAGGTACATTTGCATTTATTGAATACACAACCTCATCCCTCATACTTGAAATTCTGTAGGGAGATCATATGGGGTGAGTGACTCTCTTGTTTAACaactgcaggggaaaaaaatgaatggaaataatTGATTATGGGTAATAGACATCAAATCCTTAATATGTGTGAGGCATTGACCTCACCACTTTACATGGATTAGTTCAGTCAATCCTCACAAACTCTTTGGGCCATCAGTATTATTATATTCACTTTACAAAAGGGAAACTGAGGACAGTGGAGGATAATTAACTTTCTCTGTCATATTGCTATTAATAAATTTTGAGAAAGGGTTTAAACAGATTAATAGATGGTCTTTAATATCATGTTGTTTAGGAAAGAAGTGTGGCAAGCTCACACAGTGCTACATTCTGGGTAGAggcaatcattcattcattcatttcttcattaatCTATATTGTTAATAAATTTTCAAGGAAAAACTTTTGCTTGCACTTTGCTATGAATATAGAGAGTATAATAGAAACGTAAATGATGATTTGTGTCCTTAAACCATTTCCTTTTCACAGTGGGAAAGGTGAAACACGCATATTTAAAGTCACACAATAGGATTTTAGATTGTTAAGAATTCTTCATGAAGACCATTCTGGAAAGTGGTAGTATGTAGAGATTGCACTTAGTTCTCCATAATGAGAAAGGGCTATAATAAtagttcaagaaatatttatcgAGAATCATCTTATTCACAggttttgtgaaaaatgttcaCTTCATTTCAAACAGTGGGCAAAACTACACATGCACCTTGCCTCCATGGAGCTGAGACCTCCAAAGTTATGCTGTTTCTCCTGGTTCATGGACAACATTGAAGGGCAACAGCCTAGACTAATAAGTGTAGTTCATTGTTCCAGACCTGAGTATTTTTTGGTGAAATATTCTTCCATAAAGACATATGTcgggagccgcgttaggcattactgataAAATGGAGGTacggccccaaccccctctcctcattccgcaggcacGGTCCCGGCATGAAGGAGTTAgctcttgtgattctgacttgtttcttcctttctttggttgagttggctggaaagaatgttaaggtgcttattgttcttgacaggagcatgagaaagcacaaagccttctgcagttgtgcccagaaaataatccatAAAATTAACCACTGACATTTATTCAAgaatctttacaaagaatgttccaggatcAGCAcataggccgcagcttgaggccaggggaaggattgttatctgagacctgcttgtgaggggaatgtttatggcaaaagaagtttgctgagcttAGGGTTAATTAAGAATAgatagaagcctttttaggagacaGTGATCTtaagaagcctttttaggagacaGTAATCTTTAgatactaggggcaaacaggatctagaaagataaaaataaactgaggaatgtagcatgagtcacaatgtaatcacaagttaagtataggacacataagaggaagTAGATAGTAAAgctgattctgagagaatcgctgaagcaggaactctgtttgtaggacaacaatgatttctggagacaataaatttgggtgggggaaactaaaaatgtcaaacctatgacctaatgcttttgtcaaagtatagaAGAAAACCTgaaacttgaaataaacatgtagtcctGTACtttgagtcagaggctacatcattgcCCGCCGACACCactcaccccttcaggctgattccctggctgctggagctggacttcGGCAGATATAGTCATAAAGAACCTGAAAACCCATCACGATAATGCAAAGGCCTTTGAGTCAAAGGTTAAGAGTTACCGTTTATTGGAAATTGGAGGCGTTGCCGTCTGAGTGACCATATTTCTTCGGGATCCTCTTCAATGCTTGTTTTACATTGTTGTTCCACAGGCTGTCAATCAATGGATTAAGTACTGGACGTACAAAGGTGTAGAAAACAGCTATTATCTTGGATCCTTCAGCATTCTTATCTGTTGGTGATCTTAAATATGTGCAGAAGATTGCCCCATAATATAGGGTTACAATCGTCACGTGGGAACCACAGGTGGAGAATGCCTTGTGCCTTCCTTCTGCTGATTTGATCCTGAGGATGACAGCAAGAATGAAAGCATAAGACACAGGATGGTGATGAGGCAGTTGCAGAGGTTGAAGCCTGTTGATATGAGCAAATAAAGCTCTTTGACATGAGTTTAAGACCAAGCAAACTTAATGAGTGGTGGGTCAGCAGAGTAGAAATGGTTGACGACATTTGACCTACAAAAGTTCAAACAAAAAGTCAGGATGGCCTGGAAGAGTCAAGTTTGTGCAGATGCACCTGGACATCTTCACACTGTAGTGCAGAGGGTTGTATATGACCACATAGTGGTCATAGGCCATTGCTGTCAGCATGTAAAACTCAGTGAGGAGAAGTGCTATGAAAAAATAACTGTGCAAAACAACCAGCAAAGCTGATGGTCTTCTTCTGAGATACCAGGTTAGTCAGCATCTGTGGGGCTGCAGTAGAGGTATAGCACAAGTCTACAAGGGATAAATGagtgaggaagaagtacatgggcaTGTGAAGGTGAGAGTCAGTCTGATTAAAACCATCATGCTCAGGTTGCCTAGGAGGGTGACCAGGTAAATGACCAGAAACACTCTCTTCTAAACTCTCTTCTAAAAAGAAGAGAGACTGGAGCTTTGGGTGATCCATGAGCCCCAGGAAAATGAATTCTCTTAGTGCAGTGTCATTGGTGAGGGGCATTTTCTACACTTGAAACAAATGCAACCAAAGGAGATAAGAAGGTACACATTTTATTACAATTGAAATGATTTTTCTAATACTCTAGATGTTACTCAAAATGAATATTGTCATACACGGCTGCTTTACTTCTATTAATCCAttgtttcagtttctttcttttttttaatactgaattattattttatttccatctttTACCTATTCTTGTATCTATGGCTGTATCTATAGATAACTATGCTTCTAACCATAGCTACATTCATGGTCACAAGTGAGGTGCATAATCGTTATCTCCCTGCACTATTTTTCCTTCTGCAACTCTACTTATCTTATAAGGCCAAGTTCAAGGCTAGTCCCTTGTGATGCATTTCTCACTCTTCTGTCATTATACCTGAGATTGAATTAATCCCCTTCTGTCTTATACTTCCCAAATACCCTATAAACTCTAATTTATTCTTCAGCACATTACATCACCAAAGGAGATCCACTTTCTACTCATGTGttagttcttcagttcagttcagttcagtcactcaatcgtgtctgaattgttgcaaccccgtgaactgcaacaggccaggcttccctgtccatcatcaactcccggagtttacccaaactcgtgtccattgagttggagaagacatccaaccatctcatcctctaccgtcctcttctcctcctgccctcaatccctcccagcatcagggtcttttcc
This portion of the Bos taurus isolate L1 Dominette 01449 registration number 42190680 breed Hereford chromosome 15, ARS-UCD2.0, whole genome shotgun sequence genome encodes:
- the OR5M11 gene encoding olfactory receptor family 5 subfamily M member 11 — its product is MPFTNDTILREFILLGLTDRPELQPLLFVLFLVIYLVALLGNLGMMMLIRLDSHLHTPMYFFLTHLSFVDLCYTSTAAPQMLTNLVSQKKTISFAGCFVQCYLFIALLLTEFYMLAAMAYDRYVAICNPLHYSVKMSRCICISLATFPYVYGFSDGLFQAILTFHLTFCRSNIINHFYCADPPLIKLSCSDTYVKEHAMLISAGFNLSNSLIIILTSYALILTAILRIKSAEGRRKAFSTCGSHMMAVTLFYGTLFCMYVRPPTDKTVEESKIIAVFYTFVSPVLNPLIYTLRNKYVKQALKRVLRRNIVTKMAMPQFPINGYS